A section of the Streptomyces sp. SLBN-118 genome encodes:
- a CDS encoding DNA repair helicase XPB, translating into MNGPLIVQSDKTLLLEVDHELADECRRAIAPFAELERAPEHIHTYRVTPLGLWNARAAGHDAEQVVDALVAYSRYPVPHALLVDVAETMARYGRLTLSKHPTHGLVLTTTDRPVLEEILRSKKVQPLVGTRIDSETVVVHPSERGQIKQTLLKLGWPAEDLAGYVDGEAHRIELDETGWALRPYQKQAVEGFWHGGSGVVVLPCGAGKTLVGAGAMAQAQATTLILVTNTVSARQWKHELVKRTSLTEDEIGEYSGTKKEIRPVTIATYQVLTTKRKGIYPHLELFDSRDWGLILYDEVHLLPAPVFKFTADLQARRRLGLTATLVREDGRESDVFSLIGPKRFDAPWKEIESQGYIAPADCVEVRVNLTDSERLAYATAETEEKYRFCATTATKRKVTEALVQRFAGQQILVIGQYIDQLDELGEHLNAPVIKGETSNAQRELLFEAFRQGEISVLVVSKVANFSIDLPEATVAIQVSGTFGSRQEEAQRLGRVLRPKADGHQAHFYSVVARDTIDQDFAAHRQRFLAEQGYAYRIVDADELLG; encoded by the coding sequence GTGAACGGACCCCTCATCGTTCAAAGCGACAAAACACTTCTCCTCGAAGTCGACCACGAGCTGGCGGACGAATGCCGTCGCGCCATCGCGCCGTTCGCGGAGCTGGAGCGCGCCCCCGAGCACATCCACACCTACCGGGTCACCCCGCTCGGCCTGTGGAACGCCCGGGCCGCCGGGCACGACGCCGAGCAGGTCGTCGACGCGCTCGTGGCGTACTCCCGCTACCCCGTCCCGCACGCCCTCCTCGTGGATGTCGCCGAGACGATGGCCCGCTACGGCCGGCTCACGCTCTCCAAGCACCCCACCCACGGACTCGTGCTGACCACCACCGACCGGCCCGTCCTGGAGGAGATCCTCCGGTCCAAGAAGGTCCAGCCGCTGGTCGGCACGCGGATCGACTCGGAGACCGTGGTCGTGCACCCCTCCGAGCGCGGGCAGATCAAGCAGACACTGCTGAAGCTGGGCTGGCCCGCCGAGGACCTCGCCGGTTACGTCGACGGCGAGGCGCACCGTATCGAACTGGACGAGACCGGCTGGGCGCTGCGGCCGTACCAGAAGCAGGCCGTCGAGGGCTTCTGGCACGGCGGTTCGGGCGTGGTGGTGCTGCCCTGCGGCGCGGGCAAGACGCTCGTCGGCGCCGGTGCGATGGCGCAGGCCCAGGCGACCACCCTGATCCTGGTCACCAACACCGTCTCCGCCCGGCAGTGGAAGCACGAGCTGGTGAAGCGGACGTCACTGACCGAGGACGAGATCGGTGAGTACAGCGGTACGAAGAAGGAGATCCGTCCCGTCACCATCGCGACGTACCAGGTGCTGACGACGAAGCGGAAGGGGATCTATCCCCACCTGGAGCTCTTCGACTCCCGTGACTGGGGGCTGATCCTCTACGACGAGGTGCATCTGCTGCCCGCCCCGGTCTTCAAGTTCACGGCGGACCTCCAGGCACGGCGGCGGCTCGGCCTGACCGCCACGCTCGTACGGGAGGACGGGCGCGAGTCGGACGTCTTCTCGCTGATCGGGCCGAAGCGTTTCGACGCGCCGTGGAAGGAGATCGAGTCGCAGGGCTACATCGCGCCCGCGGACTGTGTCGAGGTCCGGGTCAACCTCACCGACTCCGAGCGGCTCGCGTACGCCACGGCCGAGACGGAGGAGAAGTACCGCTTCTGCGCCACCACCGCGACCAAGCGGAAGGTGACGGAGGCGCTGGTCCAGCGGTTCGCCGGCCAGCAGATCCTCGTCATCGGCCAGTACATCGACCAGCTCGACGAGCTGGGTGAGCATCTGAACGCGCCGGTCATCAAGGGCGAGACGTCCAACGCGCAGCGCGAGTTGCTCTTCGAGGCGTTCCGGCAGGGCGAGATCTCCGTGCTGGTCGTCTCCAAGGTCGCGAACTTCTCGATCGACCTGCCGGAGGCGACCGTCGCCATCCAGGTGTCGGGCACCTTCGGCTCCCGACAGGAGGAGGCCCAGCGGCTCGGCCGGGTGCTTCGCCCCAAGGCGGACGGGCACCAGGCCCACTTCTACTCGGTGGTCGCACGGGACACGATCGACCAGGACTTCGCCGCGCACCGTCAGCGCTTCCTGGCGGAGCAGGGGTACGCGTACCGGATCGTGGACGCGGACGAGCTGCTGGGCTAG
- a CDS encoding UvrD-helicase domain-containing protein, which produces MPAHAPDTDPLARERAHLTASRAALRAMREDVQALDIRDVTANWVNAAVLERQIEDRIKALADLSHTPLFFGRLDYLHVVGAALAEGAQGERFYIGRRHVHDADGDPMVIDWRAPVSQPFYRASRKDPQDIGLRRRFGYTGGELTAYEDEHLTDPDEQERTSRLLQAEIERPRVGPMRDIVATIQPEQDEIVRSGLGGTVCVQGGPGTGKTAVGLHRVAYLLYAHRERLAKTGTLVIGPNRSFLHYIEQVLPALGELEVKQATVDDLVTHVEVRGTDPSDAAVVKGDARMADVLRRAVRSHVAMPTEPLMVVRGSRRWRIPAYELEEIVRELLDRDIRYGAARDALPQRIAHAVLVRMEQSGEAPDDRVQDAVARNSAVKAAVKTVWPPVDPAKLVLRLLSDPEFLAAHADGVLTADEQKTILWTRPARSVRAAKWSLADAVLIDEAADLVHRTHSLGHVVLDEAQDLSPMQYRAVGRRCTTGSATVLGDLAQGTTPWATASWQEALTHLGKPDATVEELTAGFRVPREVIAYASRLLPHMSPGLAEVTSVRESAGSLSVREVEVADLDAAVVAACEESLRHEGSIGLIAADARVPSLAAALTSAGHAYLAPGQETTAESRLTLVPASLAKGLEYDYVVLDEPSAVVDGEPDERTGLRRLYVALTRAVSGLTVVHAVGLPTELG; this is translated from the coding sequence GTGCCCGCGCACGCACCCGACACCGACCCCCTCGCCCGCGAGAGAGCCCATCTCACCGCGTCCCGCGCCGCGTTGCGCGCGATGCGCGAGGACGTCCAGGCCCTCGACATCCGCGACGTCACCGCGAACTGGGTCAACGCCGCCGTCCTCGAGCGCCAGATCGAGGACCGCATCAAGGCACTCGCCGACCTCTCCCACACGCCGCTCTTCTTCGGCCGCCTCGACTATCTGCACGTCGTCGGCGCGGCGCTGGCCGAGGGCGCACAGGGAGAACGCTTCTACATCGGCCGCCGCCACGTCCACGACGCGGACGGCGACCCGATGGTCATCGACTGGCGCGCGCCCGTGTCTCAGCCGTTCTACCGGGCGTCCAGAAAGGACCCGCAGGACATCGGCCTGCGACGGCGCTTCGGGTACACAGGCGGCGAACTCACGGCGTACGAGGACGAGCACCTGACCGATCCGGACGAGCAGGAACGCACCAGCAGACTGCTTCAGGCGGAGATCGAGCGGCCGCGCGTGGGCCCGATGCGGGACATCGTCGCCACGATCCAGCCGGAGCAGGACGAGATCGTACGGTCCGGGCTCGGCGGCACGGTGTGCGTGCAGGGCGGCCCCGGCACCGGGAAGACAGCGGTGGGACTGCACCGGGTCGCCTATCTGCTGTACGCGCACCGCGAGCGGCTGGCGAAGACGGGGACGCTGGTCATCGGGCCGAACCGTTCCTTCCTGCACTACATCGAGCAAGTCCTTCCGGCGCTGGGCGAGTTGGAGGTCAAGCAGGCCACGGTCGACGACCTGGTCACGCATGTGGAGGTACGGGGCACGGACCCGTCGGACGCGGCGGTCGTCAAGGGTGATGCGCGGATGGCGGATGTGCTCCGGCGGGCCGTCCGCTCGCATGTCGCGATGCCGACGGAGCCACTGATGGTCGTACGCGGCTCGCGCCGGTGGCGCATCCCGGCGTACGAACTCGAGGAGATCGTACGGGAGTTGCTGGACCGCGACATCCGCTACGGCGCTGCCCGCGATGCGCTGCCGCAGCGCATCGCGCACGCGGTGCTGGTCCGCATGGAACAGTCGGGCGAGGCCCCGGACGACCGGGTGCAGGACGCTGTGGCGCGCAACTCCGCGGTCAAGGCGGCCGTCAAGACGGTCTGGCCGCCGGTGGACCCGGCGAAACTCGTGCTGCGGCTGCTGTCCGACCCGGAATTCCTGGCGGCGCACGCGGACGGTGTGCTGACCGCGGACGAGCAGAAGACGATCCTGTGGACCAGGCCCGCCCGCAGCGTCCGCGCCGCGAAGTGGTCCCTGGCGGACGCGGTACTGATCGACGAGGCGGCGGACCTGGTGCACCGCACGCACTCACTGGGCCATGTCGTACTCGACGAGGCGCAGGACCTGTCCCCGATGCAGTACCGCGCGGTGGGCCGCCGCTGCACGACGGGCTCGGCGACGGTCCTCGGCGACCTGGCGCAGGGCACGACCCCGTGGGCGACGGCCAGTTGGCAGGAGGCCCTGACCCATCTCGGCAAGCCGGACGCGACGGTGGAGGAACTGACGGCGGGCTTCCGTGTCCCGCGCGAGGTCATCGCTTACGCGTCCCGGCTGCTCCCGCACATGTCCCCCGGCCTGGCGGAGGTCACATCGGTCCGCGAGTCGGCGGGCTCGCTGTCGGTCCGCGAGGTGGAGGTGGCGGACCTGGACGCGGCGGTGGTGGCGGCGTGCGAGGAGTCCCTGCGGCACGAGGGCTCCATCGGCCTGATCGCGGCGGACGCACGGGTCCCGTCGCTGGCCGCGGCCCTGACGTCCGCGGGTCATGCGTACCTTGCACCGGGCCAGGAGACGACGGCGGAGTCCCGGCTGACGCTGGTTCCCGCGTCGCTGGCGAAGGGCCTGGAGTACGACTACGTGGTCCTCGACGAGCCGTCGGCGGTCGTCGACGGCGAGCCGGACGAACGCACGGGCCTGCGCCGGCTGTATGTGGCGCTGACGAGGGCGGTGTCGGGGCTGACGGTGGTGCATGCGGTGGGGTTACCGACGGAGTTGGGGTAG
- a CDS encoding copper homeostasis protein CutC translates to MSNRAVLEVIALDAEDAVAAQSGGADRLELVTDMAADGLTPSRETFASIRAAVDIPLRVMLRLADGFEAGDVDALVRAARGLRAEGADEFVFGFLDEDGMPDLVTVERLLAELDCCRWTFHRAIDRAADRDALRKQLADLPGLDTYLTAGSASGVDDGLPTLLTEAARRGEPGYEPRILVGGGLHLDHVPVLRRSGVDAFHIGGAARPEGWSAPVDPGAVAGWRSALDA, encoded by the coding sequence ATGAGCAACCGTGCAGTCCTGGAGGTGATCGCTCTTGACGCGGAGGACGCGGTCGCGGCCCAGTCGGGAGGGGCGGACCGGCTGGAGCTGGTCACCGACATGGCGGCGGACGGGCTGACACCGTCCAGGGAGACCTTCGCGAGCATCCGCGCGGCCGTGGACATCCCGCTGCGCGTGATGCTGCGCCTCGCGGACGGTTTCGAGGCGGGCGACGTCGACGCGCTCGTACGCGCCGCGCGGGGGCTGCGGGCGGAAGGCGCCGACGAATTCGTCTTCGGCTTCCTTGACGAGGACGGCATGCCCGACCTGGTGACGGTCGAACGGCTTCTCGCCGAACTCGACTGCTGCCGCTGGACGTTCCACCGGGCGATCGACCGCGCGGCGGACCGTGATGCACTCCGCAAGCAGCTCGCGGACCTGCCGGGCCTGGACACGTACCTCACCGCGGGCTCGGCGTCGGGCGTCGACGACGGCCTGCCGACGCTGCTCACGGAGGCGGCGAGGCGCGGCGAGCCGGGCTACGAACCCCGGATCCTGGTGGGCGGCGGCCTGCACCTGGACCACGTGCCGGTGCTGCGGCGGTCGGGGGTGGACGCGTTCCACATCGGGGGTGCGGCGAGGCCGGAAGGGTGGTCGGCGCCGGTCGACCCGGGCGCGGTGGCGGGATGGAGGTCGGCGCTGGACGCGTAG
- a CDS encoding cation-translocating P-type ATPase, with the protein MPPTAATTTTDVELTIGGMTCASCAARIEKKLNRMDGVEATVNYATEKAKVRFHGPDVSVDDLIATVEATGYTATEPARATPRPADEDEDEELRTLRERLTTAVVLAAPVIAMAMVPALQFEYWQWLSLTLAAPVVTYAAWPFHRAALTNARHGAATMDTLISLGTSAAFLWSVWALFFGTAGMPGMVHPFELTISRSDGAGNIYLEAAAGVTAFILAGRYFEARSKRKAGAALKALLELGAKEVTVLRGGGEVTLPTAELKVGDRFLVRPGEKIATDGTVVEGASAVDASMLTGESVPVEVSTGDTVTGATLNAGGRLVVEATRVGADTQLARMARLVQDAQNGKAAAQRLADRISAVFVPVVIALAMATLGFWLGSGAGPAAAFTAAVAVLIIACPCALGLATPTALMVGTGRGAQLGILIKGPEVLESTRRVDTIVLDKTGTVTTGRMTLLAVHTSHDEAEVLRLAGALEHASEHPIARAVADAALNKTGALPTPEDFANIPGLGVQGIVEGRAVLVGRTQLLDQREVRLPAALERARAGAEAAGRTAVAVAWDGEARAVLEIADAVKPTSAEAVTRLRGLGLTPILLTGDNRAVAESVAAEVGIGEVIAEVLPEDKVAVVKRLQAEGRSVAMVGDGVNDAAALAQADLGLAMGTGTDAAMEAGDLTLVRGDLRAAADAIRLSRRTLGTIRSNLFWAFAYNVAALPLAAAGLLNPMIAGAAMAFSSVFVVGNSLRLRRFRAA; encoded by the coding sequence GTGCCACCCACCGCCGCCACCACCACCACCGACGTCGAACTCACCATCGGCGGCATGACGTGCGCCTCCTGCGCAGCACGTATCGAGAAGAAGCTGAACCGCATGGACGGCGTCGAGGCGACCGTGAATTACGCCACGGAGAAGGCAAAAGTCCGCTTCCACGGCCCCGACGTCTCCGTGGACGACCTGATCGCCACGGTCGAAGCGACCGGCTACACCGCCACCGAACCGGCGCGGGCCACCCCCCGGCCCGCGGACGAGGACGAGGACGAGGAGCTCCGCACCCTCCGCGAGCGCCTCACCACCGCCGTCGTCCTCGCCGCACCCGTGATCGCCATGGCGATGGTCCCCGCCCTCCAGTTCGAGTACTGGCAGTGGCTCTCCCTCACCCTTGCCGCCCCCGTCGTCACCTACGCCGCCTGGCCCTTCCACCGCGCCGCGCTCACCAACGCCCGGCACGGTGCGGCGACGATGGACACCCTGATATCCCTCGGCACGTCGGCCGCGTTCCTGTGGTCCGTGTGGGCGCTGTTCTTCGGGACGGCCGGGATGCCCGGCATGGTCCACCCCTTCGAGCTGACGATCTCCCGCAGCGACGGCGCCGGGAACATCTATCTGGAGGCCGCCGCCGGAGTCACGGCTTTCATCCTGGCCGGGCGGTATTTCGAGGCCCGCTCCAAGCGCAAGGCCGGCGCCGCTCTGAAGGCCCTGCTCGAACTCGGCGCCAAAGAGGTCACCGTCCTGCGCGGCGGAGGTGAAGTCACTCTCCCCACCGCCGAGTTGAAGGTCGGTGACCGCTTCCTCGTACGTCCCGGCGAGAAGATCGCCACCGACGGTACCGTCGTCGAAGGCGCCTCCGCCGTGGACGCCTCCATGCTCACCGGCGAGTCCGTACCGGTGGAGGTCTCCACCGGCGACACCGTCACCGGCGCCACGCTCAACGCGGGCGGTCGCCTCGTCGTCGAGGCCACCCGTGTCGGCGCCGACACCCAGCTGGCCAGGATGGCCAGGCTCGTCCAGGACGCGCAGAACGGAAAGGCCGCGGCCCAGCGCCTCGCCGACAGGATCTCCGCGGTGTTCGTGCCCGTCGTGATCGCTCTCGCCATGGCCACCCTCGGCTTCTGGCTGGGCAGCGGCGCCGGGCCGGCCGCCGCGTTCACCGCCGCCGTCGCCGTGCTGATCATCGCCTGCCCGTGCGCGCTCGGACTGGCCACACCCACGGCGCTGATGGTCGGTACGGGCCGCGGCGCCCAGCTCGGCATTCTCATCAAGGGTCCCGAGGTCCTGGAGTCCACCCGCCGCGTCGACACGATCGTGCTGGACAAGACGGGCACGGTCACCACCGGACGGATGACCCTCCTCGCGGTGCACACCAGCCACGACGAGGCCGAAGTGCTGCGCCTGGCAGGTGCGCTGGAGCACGCGTCCGAGCATCCGATCGCGCGTGCCGTCGCCGACGCGGCCCTGAACAAGACGGGCGCGCTCCCCACACCCGAGGACTTCGCGAACATCCCCGGCCTCGGTGTCCAGGGCATCGTCGAGGGCCGGGCCGTGCTCGTCGGCCGCACCCAGCTGCTCGACCAGCGGGAGGTCCGCCTCCCCGCCGCCCTGGAGCGGGCGAGGGCAGGCGCCGAGGCCGCGGGCCGTACCGCCGTCGCCGTCGCCTGGGACGGCGAGGCCCGCGCCGTACTGGAGATCGCGGACGCCGTGAAGCCCACCAGCGCCGAAGCCGTGACCCGCCTGCGCGGACTCGGCCTCACCCCGATCCTGCTGACCGGTGACAACAGGGCGGTCGCCGAGTCCGTCGCGGCCGAGGTGGGCATCGGTGAGGTCATCGCCGAGGTGCTGCCCGAGGACAAGGTCGCCGTCGTCAAGCGCCTCCAGGCCGAGGGCCGTTCGGTGGCGATGGTCGGCGACGGTGTCAATGACGCCGCCGCGCTCGCCCAGGCGGACCTTGGCCTCGCCATGGGCACGGGCACGGACGCCGCCATGGAGGCCGGAGACCTCACGCTCGTACGGGGCGACCTGCGTGCCGCCGCCGACGCAATCCGGCTCTCCCGCAGGACGCTCGGCACGATCCGCTCGAACCTCTTCTGGGCCTTCGCCTACAACGTCGCGGCCCTTCCGCTTGCCGCCGCGGGCCTGCTCAACCCGATGATCGCGGGCGCGGCGATGGCCTTCTCTTCGGTCTTCGTGGTGGGCAACTCACTGCGCCTGCGGCGCTTCCGGGCGGCGTAG
- a CDS encoding DUF6479 family protein: MNAVMIAQSSSGIELAEGPHLAGAGLVLIGILIVALLGGAMWRESRRREEEIPPRPEEQPKSPDHREHIEEVRDEDEDDFPHEGRLLPYNLKTHSSHTTGKGPEERPKHGKNAGGGAFGSGGLGG; the protein is encoded by the coding sequence ATGAACGCTGTGATGATCGCCCAGAGCAGCTCGGGTATCGAGCTGGCGGAGGGTCCGCACCTGGCCGGAGCCGGTCTGGTCCTGATCGGGATCCTGATCGTGGCCCTCCTCGGAGGTGCCATGTGGCGGGAGTCCAGGCGGCGGGAGGAAGAGATTCCGCCGCGTCCGGAGGAGCAGCCGAAGAGCCCCGACCACCGTGAGCACATCGAGGAGGTCCGGGACGAGGACGAGGACGACTTCCCCCACGAGGGGCGGCTCCTCCCGTACAACCTGAAGACCCACAGCTCGCACACCACCGGCAAGGGCCCCGAAGAGCGGCCGAAGCACGGGAAGAACGCGGGCGGCGGGGCGTTCGGGAGCGGCGGCCTGGGCGGCTGA
- a CDS encoding HD domain-containing protein yields MTAASVDLRDRWTKTLIAARGGASAPDPAPYAGNLLARWSEPQRHYHTVDHLTAVLHHIETLREYAADVHLVRLAAWFHDAVYLPDRSENEERSARLAERALPEAGLPAESTAEVARLVRLTITHAPAPDDANGQVLCDADLAILASAPEPYAAYTTAVREEYAFVPTDAFRAGRAAVLRQLLDLPRLFHTPYGQTHWEAAARENLTAELASLV; encoded by the coding sequence ATGACCGCCGCCTCCGTGGACCTCCGCGACCGCTGGACGAAGACCCTCATCGCAGCCCGCGGCGGCGCGAGTGCTCCCGATCCGGCGCCGTACGCCGGGAATCTGCTGGCCCGCTGGTCGGAGCCGCAGCGCCATTACCACACGGTCGATCACCTGACGGCGGTGCTGCACCACATCGAAACCCTTCGCGAGTACGCGGCCGACGTGCACCTGGTCCGCCTCGCGGCCTGGTTCCACGACGCCGTCTACCTCCCCGACCGTTCGGAGAACGAGGAACGCTCGGCCCGCCTCGCCGAACGGGCCCTGCCCGAGGCGGGCCTCCCCGCCGAAAGCACGGCCGAGGTCGCCCGCCTGGTCCGCCTGACGATCACCCACGCCCCCGCGCCGGACGACGCCAACGGCCAGGTGCTGTGCGACGCGGACCTGGCGATCCTGGCCTCGGCCCCGGAGCCGTACGCCGCGTACACCACCGCGGTCCGCGAGGAGTACGCCTTCGTCCCCACCGACGCCTTCCGCGCTGGCCGCGCTGCGGTACTGCGGCAGCTTCTGGACCTGCCGCGGCTGTTCCACACGCCGTACGGGCAGACGCACTGGGAGGCCGCGGCCCGCGAGAACCTGACGGCGGAGCTGGCGTCGCTGGTCTGA
- a CDS encoding Uma2 family endonuclease: MHWALRNAAPEGWDVYQTLGLFIYRLERLYIPDLAVVPKKLLVERAKKKERAPLAAAEAALAVEITSKGNASHDRSAKLSAYASGAVPLYLLIDRYDEGGPTVTLFSDPHNSRYRTGLRKPFGEPVPLPEPFSTELDTSEFIA, encoded by the coding sequence GTGCACTGGGCGCTGCGCAACGCCGCACCCGAAGGGTGGGACGTTTACCAGACCCTCGGTCTGTTCATCTACCGCCTGGAGCGGCTCTACATCCCGGACCTCGCCGTGGTCCCGAAGAAACTCCTTGTGGAACGCGCGAAGAAGAAAGAGAGGGCCCCGCTGGCCGCGGCCGAGGCAGCGCTGGCGGTGGAGATCACGTCCAAGGGCAATGCCTCGCACGACCGGTCGGCGAAACTGAGCGCCTACGCATCCGGGGCAGTGCCGCTGTACCTCCTGATCGACCGTTACGACGAAGGCGGGCCGACGGTCACGCTCTTTTCCGATCCGCACAACAGCAGGTACCGCACCGGCCTGCGCAAGCCTTTCGGGGAACCCGTCCCCCTCCCCGAGCCGTTCAGTACAGAGCTGGACACCTCGGAGTTCATCGCCTGA
- a CDS encoding DUF4031 domain-containing protein, which produces MTLYIDPPTWPGHGRMWSHLVSDVSHEELHVFAASIGCPARAFERDHYDVPSHRYADAVRAGAVEVSSREVVRLLTESGLRRPKGRPA; this is translated from the coding sequence GTGACCCTCTATATCGATCCGCCGACCTGGCCGGGCCACGGCCGGATGTGGTCGCACCTGGTCAGCGACGTCTCGCACGAGGAGCTGCACGTGTTCGCAGCGTCGATCGGCTGCCCGGCACGGGCCTTCGAGCGGGACCACTACGACGTCCCGTCGCACCGGTACGCCGATGCGGTGCGGGCGGGCGCGGTGGAGGTGTCCAGCCGTGAGGTGGTCAGGCTCCTGACGGAGTCGGGGCTGCGCAGGCCCAAGGGGCGCCCCGCTTGA
- a CDS encoding MurR/RpiR family transcriptional regulator yields MTNPVKEIFSGDAQPAPAALAAKVRTLAPSMTRSMQRVAEAVADDPAGCAALTVTGLAELTGTSEATVVRTARILGYPGYRDLRLALAGLAAHQQSGRAPAVTADIAVDDPIADVVAKLAYDEQQTLADTAAGLDTAQLGAAVAAAATARRIDIYGAGASCLVGMDLAQKLLRIGLIAHAHSDPHLAVTNAVQLRSGDVAIAITHSGSTGDVIEPLRVAFDRGATTVAITGRPDGPVSQYADHVLTTSTARESELRPAAMSSRTSQLLVVDCLFIGVAQRTYETAAPALAASYEALAHRHSPRTR; encoded by the coding sequence GTGACAAATCCAGTGAAGGAAATTTTCAGCGGAGATGCCCAGCCCGCTCCCGCCGCCCTCGCGGCCAAGGTGCGGACCCTCGCGCCGTCCATGACCCGCTCCATGCAGCGGGTGGCCGAAGCGGTCGCCGACGACCCGGCAGGCTGCGCGGCCCTCACGGTCACCGGTCTCGCCGAGCTCACCGGCACGAGCGAGGCCACAGTGGTCCGTACCGCACGCATCCTCGGCTACCCCGGTTACCGCGATCTGCGCCTGGCGCTCGCCGGGCTCGCCGCCCACCAGCAGTCGGGCCGCGCCCCCGCCGTCACCGCCGACATCGCCGTCGACGACCCCATTGCCGACGTCGTCGCCAAGCTCGCGTACGACGAACAGCAGACCCTCGCCGACACGGCAGCCGGGCTCGACACCGCACAGCTGGGCGCCGCGGTCGCCGCCGCGGCGACAGCCCGCCGGATCGACATCTACGGCGCCGGCGCCTCCTGCCTCGTCGGCATGGACCTGGCCCAGAAGCTGCTGCGTATCGGCCTGATCGCGCACGCCCACTCCGACCCCCACCTCGCCGTCACCAACGCCGTTCAGCTGCGGTCCGGCGACGTGGCCATCGCGATCACCCACTCGGGATCCACCGGCGATGTCATCGAGCCGCTGCGCGTCGCCTTCGACCGAGGCGCCACGACCGTCGCGATAACCGGCCGACCGGACGGGCCCGTGTCGCAGTACGCCGACCATGTGCTGACCACCTCCACCGCCCGCGAGAGCGAGCTGCGCCCGGCGGCCATGTCCTCCCGTACGAGCCAGCTCCTCGTCGTCGACTGCCTGTTCATAGGGGTCGCACAGCGTACGTACGAGACGGCGGCCCCCGCCCTCGCCGCCTCGTACGAAGCCCTGGCCCACCGGCACAGCCCGCGCACCCGCTGA
- the murQ gene encoding N-acetylmuramic acid 6-phosphate etherase, giving the protein MSPASSSASSSASRDSSCYGELRAELAALTTEAFRPDLADIDRLPTLDIARIMNGEDETVPAAVAAQLPRIAAAIDATAERMFRGGRLLYAGAGTAGRLGVLDASECPPTFNTDPATVVGLIAGGPDAMVTAVEGAEDSKELAAADLDALKLTADDTVVGISASGRTPYAVGAVEHARTRGALTIGLSCNAGSALGSAADHGIEVVVGPELLTGSTRLKAGTAQKLVLNMISTITMIRLGKTYGNLMVDVRASNEKLRARSRRIVALATGASDEEIETALAATDGEVKNAILTVLGGVDGPTAARLLTENQGRLRAALDSARTH; this is encoded by the coding sequence ATGTCCCCCGCGTCGTCCTCCGCCTCCTCCTCCGCGTCCCGGGATTCGTCCTGCTACGGTGAACTCCGCGCCGAGCTGGCCGCCCTCACCACCGAGGCGTTCCGGCCCGACCTCGCCGACATCGACCGGCTGCCCACCCTCGACATCGCCCGGATCATGAACGGCGAGGACGAGACCGTCCCCGCCGCCGTCGCCGCGCAGCTCCCGCGGATCGCCGCCGCCATCGACGCCACCGCCGAGCGGATGTTTCGCGGCGGCCGGCTCCTCTATGCGGGCGCGGGCACGGCGGGACGGCTCGGCGTCCTGGACGCGAGCGAGTGCCCGCCCACCTTCAACACGGACCCGGCCACGGTCGTGGGCCTGATCGCGGGCGGCCCAGACGCCATGGTCACGGCCGTCGAGGGGGCCGAGGACAGCAAGGAACTGGCCGCCGCCGACCTGGACGCGCTGAAACTGACCGCCGACGACACGGTGGTCGGGATCTCCGCGTCGGGCCGCACACCGTATGCCGTCGGCGCGGTGGAGCACGCCCGCACCCGCGGCGCACTCACCATCGGCCTCTCCTGCAACGCGGGCAGCGCGCTCGGCTCCGCCGCCGACCACGGCATCGAGGTCGTCGTCGGCCCCGAACTGCTCACCGGATCAACCCGGTTGAAGGCCGGTACGGCGCAGAAGCTGGTCCTCAACATGATCTCGACGATCACCATGATCCGGCTCGGCAAGACCTACGGAAACCTGATGGTCGACGTCCGCGCCTCCAACGAGAAGCTGCGCGCCCGCTCGCGCCGGATCGTCGCGCTGGCCACGGGGGCGTCCGACGAGGAGATAGAGACCGCACTCGCCGCGACGGACGGAGAGGTGAAGAACGCGATCCTCACCGTCCTCGGCGGGGTCGACGGCCCCACCGCGGCACGCCTCCTGACAGAGAACCAGGGCCGTCTTCGTGCCGCCCTGGACTCCGCCCGTACGCACTGA